From Paenibacillus sp. V4I7, one genomic window encodes:
- the amaP gene encoding alkaline shock response membrane anchor protein AmaP — protein MAKIVDRLLLLLYSLIILIASIVVLFTASSWIPLEQAGQMLSNFYFEKSFAYPAIIISLVMLLISVRFLILTLRRGRSQAPSIDQRTDFGDIRISIETVENLSLKAAGRTKGAKDLRARVRVNQSGLEITIRTIVDGESSIPELTEEMQSTVKSYIEDITGIPVASVTVFVANIVQSAPTFKSRVE, from the coding sequence GTGGCTAAAATTGTGGACAGGCTCTTGCTACTTCTCTATAGCCTAATTATTCTAATTGCTTCTATCGTTGTTTTGTTCACAGCTTCGAGTTGGATCCCGTTAGAACAAGCAGGTCAAATGTTAAGTAATTTTTATTTCGAAAAAAGCTTTGCATACCCAGCGATTATCATCAGCTTGGTCATGCTGTTGATCTCTGTTCGTTTCCTCATTTTAACGCTGCGCCGCGGTCGTTCTCAAGCGCCATCCATCGACCAACGAACGGATTTCGGAGATATTCGCATCTCGATAGAAACGGTTGAGAATTTATCTTTGAAAGCCGCTGGTCGTACCAAAGGTGCCAAAGATTTACGTGCCCGTGTAAGGGTGAATCAATCAGGTCTAGAAATTACGATCAGAACCATTGTGGATGGGGAAAGTTCGATTCCTGAACTTACAGAAGAGATGCAAAGTACTGTGAAAAGTTACATCGAGGATATTACTGGCATTCCTGTAGCTTCCGTAACCGTATTCGTAGCGAACATCGTGCAATCAGCCCCAACTTTTAAAAGCCGAGTCGAATAG
- a CDS encoding DUF2273 domain-containing protein — MWNELWESHRGKVIGVAAGIFFGFIYLFFGFWDMLIFGFIVLLGLYVGNKLDRKESFVILEDIWRYLTQKWRMFR; from the coding sequence ATGTGGAATGAACTGTGGGAGTCCCATAGGGGCAAAGTAATCGGAGTGGCAGCAGGCATTTTCTTCGGCTTCATTTATTTGTTTTTTGGTTTTTGGGATATGTTGATCTTTGGATTCATTGTTCTGCTCGGTTTATATGTCGGGAACAAACTGGATCGGAAAGAAAGTTTCGTCATTCTTGAAGACATTTGGCGCTATCTCACGCAAAAATGGAGAATGTTTCGCTAA
- the nusB gene encoding transcription antitermination factor NusB: MKRRVAREIAVQSLYQIQMNEATPQEAVQIAIHEAEHDNETELNFSGDKIDPLYIIELVEGTYSNKVRIDELLEEYLKGWAMDRLSRIDREVLRLAVYEMLYRDDVPPKVVVNEAIDLAKHYGTEESGKFVNGVLGKMIKEVEDLKGKVTPS, encoded by the coding sequence ATGAAACGCAGAGTTGCACGAGAAATTGCCGTACAAAGCCTTTACCAAATCCAGATGAATGAGGCTACACCTCAGGAAGCTGTCCAAATTGCGATTCATGAAGCAGAGCATGACAATGAAACAGAGTTGAATTTTTCTGGAGATAAAATTGACCCTCTATACATTATTGAACTTGTTGAGGGTACATACAGTAACAAAGTTAGAATTGATGAACTGCTTGAAGAGTATTTAAAAGGTTGGGCGATGGACAGGCTCTCACGGATTGATCGTGAAGTGTTGCGTTTGGCTGTATATGAAATGCTGTACAGAGATGATGTTCCACCTAAAGTTGTCGTCAATGAGGCGATTGATTTGGCCAAGCATTATGGCACGGAGGAGTCAGGTAAGTTCGTTAACGGTGTACTTGGTAAAATGATTAAAGAAGTTGAAGATTTAAAGGGCAAAGTAACTCCGTCCTAA
- the folD gene encoding bifunctional methylenetetrahydrofolate dehydrogenase/methenyltetrahydrofolate cyclohydrolase FolD: protein MSAQVINGKELVSSIREEIRSDAAALTAQGNQPGLVVVIVGEDAASQVYVRNKAKACDDVGIYSEVHRLPENTTQQELIALIHKFNSDSRINGILVQSPLPKHINEEAVVDEIDPLKDVDCFHPMNVGNLMIGKDGMKPCTPHGVIEILKRTGVDIAGKHAVVVGRSNIVGKPMAMLLLREHATVSVVHSRTPNMEEITKQADILVVAVGKANLIKAHHVKPGAVVIDVGMNRPADGKLTGDVDFEAVKEVASAITPVPGCVGPMTITMLLRNTVDAASRAAKANVSV from the coding sequence ATGTCTGCACAAGTTATTAATGGGAAAGAACTCGTGAGTTCCATCCGTGAGGAGATCAGGTCGGATGCTGCCGCGCTTACTGCGCAAGGCAACCAGCCTGGTCTTGTCGTTGTTATTGTGGGAGAAGATGCGGCTTCACAGGTTTATGTAAGAAACAAAGCGAAAGCCTGTGATGATGTAGGGATTTATTCCGAAGTACATCGTTTACCGGAAAATACAACGCAACAAGAGTTAATTGCACTTATTCATAAATTTAATAGCGATAGCCGAATTAACGGTATTCTTGTTCAATCACCGCTGCCTAAGCATATAAATGAAGAAGCAGTTGTTGATGAAATTGATCCGCTTAAGGACGTGGATTGCTTCCACCCCATGAATGTCGGTAACTTGATGATTGGCAAAGATGGTATGAAGCCATGTACACCGCATGGTGTTATCGAAATTCTAAAACGCACAGGAGTCGATATAGCTGGTAAGCACGCTGTTGTTGTAGGAAGAAGCAACATCGTAGGCAAACCAATGGCTATGCTGCTTCTGCGCGAGCACGCCACGGTATCCGTCGTTCACTCTCGTACTCCGAATATGGAGGAAATTACAAAACAAGCGGATATTCTTGTTGTTGCTGTTGGTAAAGCAAATTTGATTAAAGCACATCACGTGAAGCCTGGTGCTGTCGTTATCGATGTGGGGATGAATCGTCCTGCAGACGGTAAACTGACAGGGGATGTTGATTTCGAAGCGGTTAAAGAGGTTGCAAGTGCAATCACACCCGTACCCGGTTGCGTAGGTCCAATGACGATTACCATGCTGCTTCGCAACACCGTTGATGCAGCAAGTCGCGCAGCTAAAGCGAATGTGAGCGTTTAA
- the xseA gene encoding exodeoxyribonuclease VII large subunit, with the protein MARNETKILSVKDLNRYIKLMLEGDSRLQDVWVRGEISNFTHHSSGHMYFTIKDADGRLKSIMFASHNQKLGFIPKEGTKVIARGNISVYERDGAYQFYVTAMQPDGIGSLYMAFEQLKKKLEGEGLFAAERKKPIPRFPRAIGVITSPTGAAVRDVIITLQRRYPSVQILLYPVLVQGAQAGPSIVKAIEAMNRLGEADVLIVGRGGGSLEELWAFNEEAVARSIAASAIPVISAVGHETDFTIADFVADLRAPTPTAAAELAVPNHLELKQQLSQQAQRLHYGLLQQLRRKQERLERAKRSPFLTNPRRQLLMQPAERLDRLAEQLGYRMRQRLTLLAERRLKLERRLSSFNPKEQAVSARRRLDTSKRQMLTAMQTLLRTKKQEWQSGVRHLDALSPLKVMQRGYSLAYDEQEHELIRSVSQVKVGDFVKIRLKDGRLNCQVSGMEENKDVYE; encoded by the coding sequence ATGGCGAGAAACGAGACGAAGATCTTATCTGTCAAGGATTTGAACCGTTATATTAAACTCATGCTAGAGGGCGATTCCCGTCTGCAGGATGTTTGGGTTCGTGGGGAAATCTCTAATTTCACTCACCATTCCAGCGGCCATATGTATTTTACGATTAAAGATGCGGATGGCAGGTTAAAAAGCATCATGTTTGCTTCGCATAACCAGAAGCTCGGTTTTATTCCGAAAGAAGGAACGAAAGTGATCGCTCGCGGTAATATTTCCGTATATGAAAGAGACGGAGCGTATCAGTTCTATGTCACGGCGATGCAGCCGGATGGCATCGGCAGTTTGTATATGGCCTTCGAGCAGCTTAAGAAGAAGCTAGAAGGGGAAGGACTGTTCGCGGCGGAGCGCAAGAAACCGATTCCTCGGTTTCCGCGCGCAATCGGCGTGATCACGTCTCCGACAGGAGCCGCTGTGCGTGATGTCATCATCACACTGCAGCGCCGCTATCCGTCGGTCCAGATTCTTCTGTACCCGGTACTGGTACAGGGAGCGCAAGCAGGCCCTTCGATCGTCAAGGCGATCGAAGCGATGAACCGGCTCGGTGAAGCCGACGTGCTCATCGTGGGCCGCGGCGGCGGCTCGCTCGAAGAGCTCTGGGCATTCAACGAGGAAGCCGTTGCGCGGAGCATTGCAGCTTCCGCGATTCCCGTCATCTCGGCCGTCGGCCACGAGACGGACTTCACGATCGCGGACTTCGTCGCCGATCTAAGAGCGCCGACGCCTACGGCGGCGGCCGAGCTCGCGGTGCCGAATCACCTCGAGCTGAAGCAGCAGCTGTCGCAGCAAGCGCAGCGGCTGCACTACGGGCTGCTCCAGCAGCTGCGCCGTAAGCAGGAACGGCTGGAGCGCGCGAAGCGCTCTCCGTTCCTAACGAACCCCCGCAGGCAGCTGCTGATGCAGCCTGCGGAACGACTCGACCGGCTGGCGGAGCAGCTCGGTTACCGCATGCGCCAGCGCCTAACGCTGTTGGCGGAACGGCGATTGAAGCTGGAGCGCCGCTTATCCAGCTTCAATCCCAAAGAGCAGGCCGTGTCCGCAAGGCGGCGCTTGGATACTTCCAAGCGGCAGATGCTCACGGCCATGCAGACCCTCCTGCGTACGAAGAAGCAGGAGTGGCAGTCTGGCGTCCGTCATTTGGACGCCCTCAGCCCGCTGAAGGTCATGCAGCGGGGCTACAGCTTGGCGTACGACGAACAAGAGCATGAGCTCATTCGTTCAGTCTCCCAAGTGAAGGTTGGAGATTTCGTTAAGATTCGTCTCAAGGACGGAAGGTTGAATTGTCAGGTATCGGGGATGGAGGAGAACAAAGATGTCTACGAGTGA
- the xseB gene encoding exodeoxyribonuclease VII small subunit: MSTSETEVSFELAIEQLERIVAQLESGDVPLEKAIELYQEGVRLSHLCGVKLEQVEKKIEMLVEGESGTVSRKPFQPVLEDKGN, from the coding sequence ATGTCTACGAGTGAAACGGAAGTTAGCTTTGAACTGGCCATTGAACAGTTGGAGCGCATAGTTGCCCAATTGGAAAGCGGCGATGTTCCTTTGGAGAAAGCGATTGAGCTATATCAGGAAGGCGTTCGGCTCTCCCATCTGTGCGGTGTGAAGCTTGAACAAGTGGAGAAGAAAATTGAGATGTTGGTTGAAGGTGAATCGGGCACTGTGAGCAGGAAGCCTTTCCAACCTGTCTTGGAAGATAAGGGGAATTAG
- a CDS encoding polyprenyl synthetase family protein: MVEAALIQALPAAWDVPGSLRESMNYSLMAGGKRLRPILVLAAAEVLGGSLEAAMPVALAIEMVHTYSLVHDDLPAMDNDDYRRGKLTNHKVYGEAMAILAGDALLTQAFFSITQAHKGHGIPAERVLSITEELAIYAGARGMVGGQAADMLGEQGITKLEELAFIHTHKTSDLIVFSLRAGGHIAGATEAQLRALSEFGNAIGLAFQIQDDILDIIGDEKKLGKPVKSDEKQQKVTYPFFIGIEASEQKVKDLTSQAKEALLRAQIAHPERLLQLADYLMKRDH, translated from the coding sequence ATGGTCGAAGCGGCTTTAATCCAAGCGCTGCCTGCAGCATGGGACGTTCCTGGTTCTCTACGTGAGTCCATGAACTACTCCTTAATGGCTGGTGGCAAGCGCTTGCGCCCCATTCTGGTGCTAGCAGCAGCTGAAGTACTAGGGGGTTCCCTAGAGGCAGCAATGCCTGTAGCTTTAGCCATTGAGATGGTTCATACTTACTCCCTGGTTCATGACGATTTGCCAGCAATGGATAATGATGATTATCGCCGAGGCAAGCTGACGAATCATAAGGTATACGGTGAGGCCATGGCCATTCTAGCTGGCGATGCATTGCTGACGCAAGCATTCTTCAGCATTACGCAGGCACATAAAGGACATGGCATTCCAGCAGAACGTGTGCTTTCCATCACAGAAGAACTTGCCATTTATGCAGGAGCGAGAGGAATGGTTGGCGGTCAAGCCGCTGATATGCTCGGAGAGCAAGGCATTACAAAGCTTGAAGAATTAGCTTTCATTCATACCCATAAGACGAGTGATCTCATTGTTTTCTCCTTACGTGCAGGCGGTCATATTGCCGGCGCAACGGAAGCGCAACTTCGTGCCCTTAGTGAATTCGGCAATGCCATTGGTCTTGCTTTTCAAATTCAGGATGATATTTTGGATATCATCGGTGATGAGAAGAAGTTAGGTAAGCCTGTGAAGAGCGATGAGAAGCAGCAGAAGGTAACGTATCCCTTTTTTATCGGGATCGAAGCTTCGGAGCAGAAGGTCAAGGATTTAACGAGTCAAGCCAAAGAAGCACTGCTTCGTGCACAGATTGCGCACCCTGAGAGGCTTCTCCAACTGGCGGATTACTTAATGAAGAGGGATCATTAA
- the dxs gene encoding 1-deoxy-D-xylulose-5-phosphate synthase, giving the protein MLLEQINRPEDLKRLSLTELETLAGEIRQFLIEKLSVTGGHLSSNLGVVELTIALHTLFHSPYDKFIFDVGHQAYVHKILTGRKDKFDTLRKYKGLCGFVKRSESEHDVWEAGHSSTSLSAAMGMAMARDLKGEHNKVVAVIGDGAITGGMALEAMNHIGHEKKNIMVILNDNEMSIAPNVGAIHNYLSKIRSDRHYLKAKEEVEHLLKKIPAIGGTLAKTAEKLKDSLKYFVLNGVWFEELGFTYIGPVDGHNLPVLLDTLKQAEKINGPVLVHVVTTKGKGYTPAEQDSHSWHGPGPYKIESGQVLKSVGPPMYTEIFGNTLIELAEKDSRIVAVTPAMPGGSGLLKFAKQFPNRMIDVGIAEQHAATLCAGLASEGLKPVFAVYSTFLQRAYDQVVHDICRPKLNVTFAIDRAGFVGPDGETHHGAYDISFLRSLPNMVLMMPKDERELRDMMQTALEYNDGPIAYRYPRNSGTGSSIVEAPKAIPIGTWETLRDGDYAAVLAVGPMVQIAEEAAEQLAKEGFNLRVVNARFIKPLDEAYLLQLASESIPIITMEEGSIQGGLGSSVVEFYAAKGVVGLHVQIMGIPDYFVEHGSVKEQREEVGLTTQNLITEVKKLVPRKRQRA; this is encoded by the coding sequence GTGCTGCTCGAACAAATCAATCGGCCTGAGGACTTAAAGCGTTTATCCTTGACGGAGCTTGAGACATTGGCTGGTGAAATCCGTCAATTTCTGATTGAGAAGCTGTCTGTTACAGGTGGACACTTGTCCTCCAATTTAGGTGTGGTTGAGCTCACCATTGCTTTACATACCTTGTTCCACAGCCCGTATGATAAATTTATTTTTGATGTGGGTCATCAAGCTTACGTACACAAAATTTTAACCGGTCGCAAAGATAAATTCGATACCCTGCGCAAGTACAAGGGACTTTGTGGATTCGTGAAACGTTCTGAAAGTGAACATGACGTCTGGGAAGCCGGGCATAGCAGTACTTCGCTGTCAGCCGCAATGGGAATGGCGATGGCCCGTGATCTAAAAGGTGAACATAATAAAGTTGTTGCCGTTATTGGTGATGGGGCGATTACCGGTGGTATGGCGTTAGAAGCAATGAACCACATTGGTCATGAGAAGAAAAATATTATGGTCATTCTGAATGACAATGAAATGTCGATTGCGCCCAATGTCGGGGCTATTCATAATTATTTGAGCAAAATTCGTTCGGATCGTCATTATTTGAAGGCCAAAGAAGAAGTTGAACATTTACTTAAGAAAATTCCTGCCATCGGCGGCACCTTGGCCAAAACCGCGGAAAAGCTGAAGGACAGTCTCAAATATTTTGTGTTAAACGGTGTTTGGTTTGAGGAATTAGGGTTCACTTATATTGGGCCTGTAGACGGACATAATTTACCGGTATTACTCGATACGCTTAAACAGGCAGAGAAGATCAATGGTCCTGTGCTTGTTCATGTCGTAACGACCAAAGGTAAAGGGTATACACCAGCTGAGCAGGATTCGCACAGTTGGCATGGTCCAGGACCTTACAAGATCGAATCAGGACAGGTGCTTAAATCCGTAGGGCCTCCCATGTATACAGAAATTTTTGGAAATACGTTAATCGAGCTCGCTGAGAAGGATTCCAGAATTGTTGCTGTTACTCCAGCTATGCCTGGAGGCTCTGGGTTACTGAAGTTCGCGAAGCAGTTCCCCAATCGGATGATTGACGTTGGGATTGCGGAGCAGCATGCGGCAACACTATGTGCAGGTCTTGCAAGTGAAGGCTTGAAACCCGTATTTGCGGTATATTCCACTTTTCTACAGCGAGCTTACGATCAAGTCGTTCATGATATTTGCCGTCCCAAGCTGAATGTTACGTTTGCTATTGATCGTGCAGGGTTTGTGGGTCCAGATGGCGAGACCCATCATGGTGCTTACGATATTTCGTTTCTACGTTCGCTGCCGAACATGGTGCTTATGATGCCTAAGGACGAACGTGAATTAAGAGATATGATGCAGACTGCTCTTGAGTACAATGATGGACCTATCGCATACCGCTATCCAAGAAACAGCGGAACGGGATCCAGTATCGTTGAAGCGCCAAAAGCGATTCCAATCGGTACATGGGAGACATTGCGTGACGGAGATTATGCTGCTGTACTTGCAGTCGGACCAATGGTGCAGATTGCCGAAGAGGCAGCCGAACAATTAGCTAAAGAAGGCTTCAACCTTCGCGTTGTCAATGCACGTTTCATTAAACCGCTTGATGAAGCTTACTTACTCCAGCTAGCAAGTGAGTCCATTCCAATCATTACGATGGAAGAGGGTTCTATCCAAGGCGGACTTGGCAGCAGTGTAGTAGAATTCTACGCAGCCAAAGGTGTCGTAGGATTACACGTGCAAATAATGGGTATCCCGGATTACTTCGTTGAGCATGGAAGCGTGAAGGAACAGCGAGAAGAAGTTGGACTTACCACACAAAACTTAATCACTGAAGTGAAGAAGCTAGTGCCACGTAAACGACAACGAGCTTAG
- a CDS encoding TlyA family RNA methyltransferase, with product MSSDKERLDLLLLEQGYFESREKAKAAIMAGLVFADEEPVDKAGMKISRKAVLKVKGALHPYVSRGGLKLEKALKQFDIDLNGAVMLDIGASTGGFTDCALQNGASSVYAVDVGYNQLDWSLRNDERVHVMERTNFRYTKMEDLNGPRPTFASIDVSFISLRIILPPLKEILLDQGRVVALIKPQFEAGREKVGKSGVVRDPDVHVDVLTIVLTFAEELGFRLKGLTYSPITGGEGNIEFLAYWSSDAAEDTSLAEASSLKDLIAVTVKEAQKLHGK from the coding sequence ATGTCATCAGATAAAGAACGATTGGATCTATTGCTTCTTGAACAAGGCTATTTTGAAAGCAGAGAAAAGGCAAAGGCCGCCATTATGGCAGGCCTTGTTTTTGCTGATGAAGAACCTGTAGATAAAGCGGGTATGAAGATCAGCAGGAAGGCTGTTTTGAAAGTGAAAGGTGCGCTTCATCCTTATGTGAGTAGAGGCGGTCTTAAGCTAGAGAAGGCATTGAAGCAATTTGATATCGATTTAAATGGAGCAGTTATGCTTGATATTGGAGCCTCGACAGGCGGATTTACAGACTGTGCTCTGCAAAATGGCGCCTCTTCTGTGTACGCTGTCGATGTTGGCTATAATCAATTGGACTGGTCGCTTCGTAATGACGAACGTGTTCATGTTATGGAGAGAACGAATTTTCGCTATACAAAAATGGAGGATTTGAACGGTCCACGTCCTACATTTGCAAGCATTGATGTTTCTTTCATTTCGCTGCGTATTATTTTACCGCCACTGAAAGAGATCTTGTTAGATCAGGGACGAGTGGTTGCCCTCATTAAACCTCAGTTCGAGGCGGGTAGAGAGAAAGTTGGCAAATCCGGTGTTGTTCGCGACCCTGATGTGCATGTGGATGTGTTGACCATTGTGTTAACTTTTGCAGAAGAGTTAGGGTTTCGCTTGAAAGGGCTGACCTACTCACCAATCACAGGAGGGGAAGGGAATATTGAATTCCTTGCCTATTGGTCTAGTGATGCGGCTGAGGATACCTCTCTTGCTGAAGCTTCTTCTCTGAAAGATTTGATTGCAGTGACAGTCAAAGAAGCACAAAAATTGCATGGCAAATAA